The following proteins are encoded in a genomic region of Planococcus lenghuensis:
- a CDS encoding metal ABC transporter solute-binding protein, Zn/Mn family: MKKWINVLSIGIMAVVLGACQTQETESAATETAGQAAAEELKIYATVYPLQFFAEQIAGEYASVKSIMPAGSDSHTYEPTMQEMVELAEADAFIYNGAGLEPYAAEISESMQAEDVEILEAAQGIDLKEHVHNHEEDAHSDEEEPAAHHHGTQDPHVWLDPLRSIRLAENIKDLLAELQPEQQELFEQNFEELKGQLENLDGEFRTQLESLPGNKIIVSHAAYGYWEKAYGIEQIAVAGVSSMDEPSQKELQSIVEAAETYGLDYVFFEQNITSKLTDLVRNEIGAEALRLDNLETLTEDDLTAGENYFAVMERNLAQLTKALAVPSTVSEEDIEAIEEESGHDHDHGHSHDEETTKIYEGYFEDTQIADRPLSDWEGDWQSVYPYLLDGTLDRVFAHKAQGSDEMDAEAYKEYYEIGYRTDVERIIIEGDTFTFFENGEERSGTYGYDGYEVLTYEAGNRGVRYIFKLEEGAEGMPEYVQFSDHSIFPADSDHYHLYWGDDREALLEEVTNWPTYYPSELEGSEITEEMIGH, encoded by the coding sequence ATGAAAAAATGGATTAACGTATTAAGTATAGGGATTATGGCTGTCGTGCTGGGTGCCTGCCAGACGCAGGAGACTGAAAGCGCGGCAACTGAAACGGCGGGACAGGCGGCAGCAGAAGAACTGAAAATCTATGCGACAGTATATCCGCTGCAATTCTTTGCTGAACAAATCGCGGGGGAATATGCATCGGTCAAATCAATTATGCCGGCGGGATCGGACTCGCACACGTATGAACCGACGATGCAGGAAATGGTCGAGCTTGCCGAAGCGGATGCGTTCATTTACAATGGCGCCGGGTTGGAACCGTACGCAGCCGAAATTTCAGAGTCCATGCAAGCAGAGGACGTCGAAATCCTGGAAGCGGCTCAAGGCATCGACTTGAAGGAACATGTACATAATCATGAAGAAGATGCACATAGCGATGAAGAAGAGCCTGCTGCACACCACCACGGCACGCAGGATCCTCATGTCTGGCTGGATCCGCTCCGTTCGATCCGGTTAGCGGAGAACATCAAAGATCTATTGGCCGAATTGCAGCCTGAACAGCAGGAACTATTCGAACAGAACTTCGAAGAACTGAAAGGGCAGCTGGAGAACCTGGACGGGGAGTTCCGCACGCAGCTCGAAAGCCTGCCGGGCAATAAAATCATCGTGTCCCATGCCGCTTATGGCTACTGGGAAAAGGCTTATGGGATTGAACAAATCGCGGTGGCCGGTGTGAGCTCTATGGACGAGCCCTCACAGAAGGAACTGCAGTCGATTGTCGAAGCTGCAGAAACGTACGGACTGGATTATGTGTTTTTCGAACAGAACATCACATCCAAACTGACGGATCTCGTCCGGAACGAAATCGGGGCGGAAGCGCTGCGCCTGGACAATCTGGAAACCCTGACGGAAGACGATCTGACGGCGGGTGAGAACTATTTCGCGGTTATGGAGCGGAACCTGGCGCAATTGACCAAAGCACTCGCTGTCCCTTCAACGGTTTCGGAAGAAGACATTGAAGCGATAGAAGAAGAAAGCGGCCATGACCATGATCACGGCCATAGCCATGACGAGGAAACCACGAAAATCTATGAAGGTTATTTCGAAGACACCCAAATCGCGGACCGGCCGCTTTCCGATTGGGAAGGGGACTGGCAGTCGGTGTACCCATACCTGCTGGACGGCACATTGGATCGGGTTTTTGCCCATAAAGCCCAGGGGTCCGATGAGATGGATGCCGAAGCCTATAAGGAGTATTACGAAATTGGCTACCGGACGGATGTGGAACGCATCATCATCGAGGGTGACACCTTCACGTTTTTTGAAAACGGGGAAGAGCGTTCCGGGACCTACGGCTACGACGGATATGAAGTGCTGACATACGAAGCGGGCAACCGGGGCGTCCGCTATATCTTCAAGCTGGAAGAAGGCGCGGAAGGAATGCCGGAATACGTCCAGTTCAGCGACCATAGCATCTTCCCGGCGGATTCCGACCATTACCATTTGTACTGGGGTGATGACCGGGAAGCGTTATTAGAGGAAGTCACTAATTGGCCGACGTACTACCCGTCGGAACTGGAAGGAAGCGAAATCACGGAGGAAATGATCGGGCATTGA
- a CDS encoding TrkH family potassium uptake protein — protein MFNFPKFLKTNYLSAVQLIVVFYAAATIISMIILGLPFFHDEGVELSFTNLLFTAVSAISVTGLTVVSTVDTFNAAGAFALAFVLQFGGIGIMTLGTFIWILLGKRIGLRERQLIQIDQNRTALSGLVRLMVRILKTILLIELVGTIILSTYFLNYFDTWQEAWLQGFFAAVSATTNAGFDITGASLIPFADDYFVQSVNIVLLILGAIGFPVLIETQDFLKGEWDADRANNSFSLFTQLTVITFFGLIVVGTVLMLILEQDAFLDDMAWHKQLFYSLFQSVTTRNGGLATMDVNELTEPTLIVFCMLMFIGASPSSVGGGIRTTTFAIMLLAIYNFARGRSSIKVFRREVDTEDVIRSFIVITTAVMLCMTAIVILMVTEPFPLLPVAFEVFSAFGTTGLSMGITADLSPIGKYVIIFLMFVGRIGIFSFLFIVRGKVTRDKYHFPKEKVIIG, from the coding sequence ATGTTCAATTTCCCTAAGTTTTTGAAAACAAATTACCTTTCGGCCGTTCAGCTCATTGTCGTGTTCTATGCAGCGGCCACCATTATTTCCATGATCATATTGGGCTTGCCGTTTTTTCATGATGAGGGCGTGGAATTGTCATTCACCAATCTGCTGTTCACAGCGGTCAGCGCCATCAGTGTGACCGGCCTGACAGTTGTCTCGACAGTCGACACGTTTAATGCAGCCGGTGCATTTGCGCTGGCATTCGTATTGCAATTCGGCGGAATCGGCATCATGACGCTCGGAACATTCATCTGGATTTTGCTTGGCAAACGCATCGGTCTACGGGAACGGCAGCTGATCCAGATCGATCAGAACCGCACGGCGCTATCCGGGCTGGTGAGATTGATGGTGCGGATTTTGAAAACCATCCTGCTGATCGAACTGGTCGGCACAATCATTTTGAGCACATACTTCCTGAATTATTTCGATACGTGGCAAGAGGCATGGCTCCAAGGTTTTTTTGCTGCCGTCAGTGCAACCACCAATGCCGGATTTGATATCACCGGGGCGTCGCTCATTCCGTTTGCGGATGATTATTTTGTCCAGTCGGTCAATATAGTTCTGTTAATCCTCGGGGCGATCGGTTTCCCGGTATTGATTGAAACGCAGGATTTTCTGAAGGGTGAGTGGGATGCAGATCGGGCGAACAATAGCTTTTCCTTGTTCACGCAGCTGACAGTCATCACGTTTTTCGGCCTGATTGTGGTCGGCACTGTACTGATGCTGATTTTGGAGCAGGATGCGTTCCTGGATGATATGGCTTGGCATAAGCAATTATTCTACAGCCTGTTCCAGTCCGTCACGACCCGCAACGGCGGACTGGCGACCATGGACGTAAACGAGTTGACCGAACCGACGCTGATTGTCTTTTGCATGCTGATGTTCATCGGCGCTTCGCCGAGCAGTGTGGGCGGGGGGATCCGGACCACGACGTTCGCGATCATGCTGCTGGCGATTTATAATTTTGCCCGCGGCCGATCCAGCATCAAAGTGTTCAGACGGGAAGTGGATACGGAGGATGTGATCCGTTCATTCATCGTCATCACGACAGCCGTGATGCTCTGCATGACGGCGATCGTCATTCTCATGGTCACTGAACCGTTTCCGCTGCTGCCGGTGGCATTCGAAGTATTCTCCGCGTTCGGGACGACCGGGCTCTCGATGGGCATCACAGCGGATCTCAGTCCGATCGGCAAATACGTCATCATCTTCCTGATGTTCGTCGGCCGGATCGGCATCTTCTCCTTCCTATTCATCGTCCGGGGGAAAGTAACGAGAGACAAATACCATTTCCCGAAAGAAAAAGTGATTATCGGCTGA
- a CDS encoding Crp/Fnr family transcriptional regulator — MSVACPVTKAMTSPRNTEVFSEKSFRLLEAIMQDCAYQRGEALFREGEANDKLYYIKSGMTRLVKMSDEGQSMSFYHFQTGDLIGQLDGGDQNLAGFTAETVTGCVVGIIRRSDLEEQIRKHADLAIDFMRWLSFMNRFTQTKLRDLMFFGKNGALASTLIRIANTYGVFEGGKVKFTMKFTNMEIADMIGATRETVNRLLTQLKKEGVISYENGSITILDMGALKDICHCEDCPLNVCRL; from the coding sequence ATGAGTGTTGCATGTCCGGTTACAAAAGCGATGACGTCCCCCCGAAACACTGAAGTTTTTTCCGAGAAGAGTTTCCGGCTGCTTGAAGCTATTATGCAGGACTGCGCATATCAGCGGGGCGAGGCGCTCTTCCGGGAAGGTGAAGCAAACGATAAACTGTATTACATCAAAAGCGGAATGACCCGGCTGGTGAAAATGTCGGATGAAGGGCAGAGCATGTCATTCTATCATTTCCAGACAGGTGATCTGATCGGCCAGCTCGACGGCGGGGATCAGAACCTGGCGGGGTTCACGGCGGAGACGGTCACCGGCTGTGTGGTCGGAATCATCCGGCGCAGCGATTTGGAGGAACAGATCCGGAAGCATGCGGACCTGGCGATCGATTTCATGCGCTGGCTGAGCTTCATGAACCGCTTCACCCAGACCAAACTCCGGGATCTTATGTTTTTCGGGAAAAACGGAGCACTCGCATCCACGCTGATCCGGATTGCGAACACATACGGGGTTTTTGAAGGCGGAAAAGTGAAGTTCACCATGAAATTCACCAATATGGAAATCGCCGATATGATCGGTGCGACGCGCGAAACGGTAAACCGGCTTCTGACCCAGCTGAAAAAAGAGGGCGTCATCAGTTATGAAAACGGCTCGATCACGATTCTTGATATGGGTGCCCTGAAGGACATCTGCCATTGTGAGGACTGCCCGCTGAATGTGTGCCGGCTGTAA
- a CDS encoding SDR family oxidoreductase — MTIAITGATGQLGSAVIKYLQEQNSTEKIVAVVRDIEKARAQFEGTDVEVRFGDYDEPVTLPNAFEGADKLLLVSSPSYDDPLRVVQHANAVKAARDAGVGHIFYTSIAFADESKLSLAPLHVATEFAIRTTGIPYTFIRNSLYSDVFINPDLSASVNSGEIVTNTGSGKLNTVTRDDLAKGTAAVLAGEGHENKTYNFVSSTTWTFDELADVLSRVSGKDVKHRNVSFDEQIAYLQQVGLPEGMAVFSASIYDNVANGETARTSTDLKQFIGEETSLEETVRQNLNA, encoded by the coding sequence ATGACGATTGCCATCACAGGCGCCACCGGACAGCTCGGAAGCGCCGTAATCAAGTACCTGCAGGAACAGAACAGCACGGAGAAAATCGTTGCCGTCGTCCGGGATATCGAAAAAGCCCGTGCGCAATTCGAAGGAACGGACGTCGAAGTCCGGTTCGGTGATTACGATGAGCCGGTCACGCTGCCGAACGCTTTTGAGGGCGCGGATAAACTGCTCCTCGTCTCAAGTCCGTCGTATGATGATCCGCTCCGGGTCGTCCAGCATGCCAACGCCGTCAAAGCGGCCCGCGACGCCGGCGTCGGCCATATTTTCTATACAAGCATCGCATTCGCCGATGAATCCAAGCTGTCACTCGCGCCGCTGCATGTCGCGACCGAATTCGCTATCCGGACGACCGGCATTCCGTACACCTTCATCCGGAATTCGCTGTACTCGGATGTGTTCATCAATCCGGACCTCTCAGCGAGTGTCAACAGCGGTGAGATTGTCACCAACACGGGTTCCGGCAAACTGAACACAGTCACCCGCGATGACCTTGCAAAAGGGACAGCCGCCGTACTGGCCGGCGAAGGACACGAAAATAAAACCTATAACTTCGTCTCCTCCACAACCTGGACATTCGATGAACTGGCGGATGTGCTGAGCCGCGTAAGCGGAAAAGACGTGAAGCACCGGAACGTCTCATTCGACGAGCAAATCGCCTATCTGCAGCAAGTTGGCCTTCCGGAAGGCATGGCTGTGTTCAGCGCCTCGATCTATGACAATGTCGCGAATGGGGAAACTGCCCGGACGTCAACCGATCTGAAGCAGTTCATCGGGGAAGAGACCTCCCTTGAAGAAACGGTCAGACAGAACCTGAACGCCTGA
- a CDS encoding trimeric intracellular cation channel family protein has protein sequence MAWELLSMIGTVAFAISGAFIAMEEKFDVFGVFILGVVTAFGGGAVRNLLIGVPVSALWEQEVLFQVALLAITVVFLFPNNLLRHWTRWGNLFDAVGLAAFAIQGAIYAVELDMPLPAVVLAAVLTGSGGGMIRDVLAGRKPLVLRAEVYAAWAVLAGLAIGLEIVRTDAGLMILFVLITALRILSALYKWRLPFRQV, from the coding sequence ATGGCGTGGGAACTGCTCAGCATGATCGGCACGGTGGCGTTCGCCATTTCGGGCGCGTTCATCGCGATGGAGGAAAAATTCGATGTTTTCGGCGTATTCATATTGGGTGTGGTGACGGCGTTCGGGGGCGGCGCTGTCCGCAATTTGCTGATCGGCGTTCCGGTGTCGGCGCTGTGGGAGCAGGAAGTGCTGTTCCAGGTCGCATTGCTCGCCATTACGGTGGTATTTCTGTTCCCGAATAATTTGCTGCGGCACTGGACGCGCTGGGGCAACTTATTCGATGCAGTCGGTCTGGCCGCATTCGCCATCCAAGGTGCAATTTACGCGGTTGAACTGGACATGCCGCTGCCGGCGGTCGTGCTGGCCGCCGTATTGACCGGTTCCGGCGGCGGGATGATCCGTGATGTGCTCGCCGGCCGCAAGCCGCTCGTGCTGCGTGCGGAAGTATATGCGGCTTGGGCAGTCTTGGCGGGCCTTGCAATCGGGCTTGAGATCGTCCGCACCGACGCAGGCCTTATGATCTTGTTCGTCCTGATCACGGCATTGCGGATTTTATCTGCCTTATATAAATGGCGGCTGCCATTCCGGCAGGTGTAA
- a CDS encoding iron-containing alcohol dehydrogenase, with translation MESYSVFRSPQTIKYGRGSFEEAGKEAARKGKKVLIVSDQVMDKLGNVSACIQLLREEGLESAVYLGVETEPTDVFVAEALEVFRQEKCDTIISLGGGSCIDTAKAAAVLATNGGYIGDYMGGRKMASSAPIPHIAIPTTAGTGSEATDATIITNTSNDVKMMIKQPAFLPEVAIVDPLLALSAPKHVTAATGIDALSHAIEAYISRLAHPMTDVMALSAMKLIVGNLLTVYEDENKENLEAREKLALGSMQAGLAFSNASVALVHGMSRPIGALFHVPHGFSNAMLLPAVLEFSKEHALGRLADLGKIFDPEAQNYPDEQAAAVAVASVKNLCLKLNIPNLGGWGIEREKFSGLVSKMAADALISGSPGNNPRVPTQQEIEDLYHICYSYDFSPEASAT, from the coding sequence GTGGAAAGTTATTCTGTTTTTCGTTCCCCTCAGACGATTAAGTATGGCAGAGGCTCGTTTGAAGAGGCTGGAAAAGAGGCGGCACGGAAAGGAAAGAAAGTGCTGATTGTCAGTGACCAGGTGATGGATAAGCTCGGAAATGTAAGCGCATGCATACAGCTGCTTAGGGAAGAAGGCCTCGAAAGCGCGGTGTACCTCGGAGTGGAAACGGAACCTACGGATGTTTTCGTTGCTGAAGCTTTGGAGGTATTCCGGCAAGAAAAGTGCGATACGATCATTTCCCTCGGAGGAGGAAGTTGCATCGACACCGCAAAAGCCGCAGCGGTACTTGCGACAAACGGCGGGTATATCGGCGATTATATGGGAGGCAGGAAGATGGCTTCTTCAGCTCCGATTCCCCATATTGCAATTCCTACCACGGCCGGCACGGGCTCAGAAGCGACGGATGCCACAATCATCACCAATACGTCGAACGATGTCAAGATGATGATCAAGCAGCCGGCTTTCTTACCGGAAGTGGCGATTGTCGATCCGCTGCTGGCACTCTCCGCCCCTAAACATGTCACTGCAGCCACAGGCATAGATGCGCTGAGTCACGCAATTGAGGCGTACATCTCCCGGCTCGCCCATCCGATGACCGATGTCATGGCATTATCGGCCATGAAACTGATCGTCGGAAATCTGCTGACCGTGTATGAAGATGAGAATAAAGAAAATCTTGAAGCCCGAGAAAAACTGGCGCTTGGTTCCATGCAGGCAGGGCTGGCATTTTCGAACGCTTCGGTGGCATTGGTTCACGGTATGTCCCGCCCGATCGGAGCGTTATTCCATGTCCCGCATGGCTTCTCCAATGCGATGCTGCTGCCGGCGGTCCTTGAGTTCAGTAAAGAGCATGCGCTTGGACGCCTTGCGGACTTGGGAAAGATCTTTGATCCTGAAGCCCAAAATTATCCTGACGAACAGGCAGCCGCTGTAGCTGTGGCATCCGTGAAGAATTTATGTCTGAAGTTGAACATCCCGAACCTGGGAGGGTGGGGAATTGAACGAGAGAAGTTCAGCGGGCTTGTCAGCAAAATGGCGGCGGATGCGCTGATCAGCGGCAGCCCCGGGAACAACCCGAGAGTGCCGACGCAGCAGGAAATCGAAGATCTTTATCACATCTGTTACAGCTATGACTTTTCGCCTGAAGCAAGTGCAACATAG
- a CDS encoding alpha/beta fold hydrolase, with the protein MKINGKTIAYSEHGQPGLPALVCLHGLAGNSRYSFEELAAHLKDDFHLYLFDSPAHGGTDALDNATDYRFSSLADWFDGVFTKTVPEPFYLLGHSWGADAALHYTAQHPEKVRGLILLDGAFTFPHNQPEMTYAAAMDGWRDYMDSAVYPDWDAVMNEYRTYTKRWNKDKEAYVKSLFKERDGAYIPVAPKSAVLAIIEAFFAEPFTDAYPKLRMPVLLLHAEEPAELSEARARGTGQMRESIRDVTIRQVDGAGHMLMWDAPEQTAREVTEWIRGICRKIRSWTPDAGFSSGEQDKVVKNKLISGKD; encoded by the coding sequence ATGAAAATCAATGGCAAAACCATCGCTTATTCCGAACACGGCCAACCGGGGCTTCCGGCGCTTGTATGCCTTCACGGCCTTGCCGGAAACAGCCGGTACAGTTTCGAGGAACTTGCAGCACATCTGAAAGACGACTTCCATCTTTATTTATTCGACAGTCCGGCACATGGCGGAACGGACGCATTGGATAACGCGACCGATTACCGCTTTTCGTCTCTTGCCGACTGGTTCGATGGGGTGTTCACCAAAACCGTGCCGGAGCCGTTTTATCTGTTGGGGCATTCATGGGGCGCGGACGCCGCCCTTCATTACACGGCGCAGCATCCGGAAAAAGTACGCGGACTGATCCTGCTCGACGGCGCGTTCACGTTTCCGCACAATCAGCCGGAAATGACTTATGCTGCTGCAATGGACGGCTGGCGGGATTACATGGACAGCGCTGTCTATCCGGATTGGGATGCGGTGATGAACGAATACCGGACGTATACGAAGCGTTGGAACAAGGACAAAGAGGCTTACGTAAAGTCATTGTTCAAGGAAAGGGATGGCGCCTATATACCAGTCGCGCCGAAATCCGCAGTACTGGCCATCATTGAAGCGTTTTTTGCAGAACCCTTCACAGACGCCTATCCGAAACTCCGGATGCCGGTGCTGTTGCTGCATGCGGAGGAACCGGCGGAACTCAGCGAAGCGAGAGCCCGCGGCACCGGGCAGATGCGGGAGTCGATCCGGGACGTCACCATCCGGCAGGTCGACGGTGCGGGGCATATGCTGATGTGGGATGCGCCGGAACAGACGGCGCGGGAAGTGACGGAATGGATTCGCGGAATCTGCAGAAAAATCCGCAGCTGGACGCCGGATGCAGGTTTCAGTTCCGGTGAACAGGATAAGGTAGTAAAGAACAAACTAATCAGTGGAAAGGACTGA
- a CDS encoding potassium channel family protein yields MFELMKKVVQINTGRLVLFTAAFYTASAFIIYFLEPRIFLNPFIGFWWVMTTVTTTGFGDYSPVTVPGMLFAIFLYIFGIGLIGVIIGKVVDAYSIFRRRRMEGKLNYKGKNHYVIVGWSQKARKTVEEILLIKHTQVDVVLIDLQKETPFEHERFHFIQGNPTEPAVLQQASVKEAKSVSIFAPDNQDEVLADGKTLLIASAIEKFSVDQQRSIYTIAEIVHENHIPMFEHARVDELVLSNEAFPHLMAKTLLHHGSSQLFMQLLSENHGDNLWEIKPSPSWKTYREAQEALARQGANLVADRNDFSIIRRLDEEIPVNARLYIICDPETFEKLQLD; encoded by the coding sequence ATGTTTGAACTTATGAAAAAAGTCGTCCAGATTAATACAGGCCGGCTTGTCCTATTTACCGCCGCTTTTTATACGGCCAGCGCGTTCATCATCTATTTTCTGGAACCCCGAATTTTCCTCAATCCCTTCATCGGTTTCTGGTGGGTGATGACAACGGTCACGACAACCGGCTTCGGCGATTATTCGCCCGTGACGGTGCCCGGAATGCTGTTTGCCATATTTTTATACATTTTTGGCATTGGTTTGATCGGTGTTATCATCGGTAAAGTGGTCGATGCGTACTCGATTTTCAGGAGGCGGAGAATGGAAGGGAAACTGAATTATAAAGGAAAAAACCATTACGTGATTGTCGGCTGGTCCCAAAAAGCCCGAAAGACAGTCGAAGAAATTTTGCTCATCAAACACACGCAGGTGGATGTGGTTCTGATTGATCTGCAGAAAGAAACGCCTTTTGAACATGAACGGTTCCATTTTATCCAAGGCAATCCGACGGAACCGGCTGTCCTGCAGCAAGCCAGCGTGAAAGAAGCCAAATCGGTTTCGATTTTCGCACCCGACAATCAGGATGAGGTACTGGCAGACGGAAAAACGCTGTTGATCGCATCAGCCATTGAGAAGTTTTCCGTTGATCAGCAGCGGTCAATCTATACCATTGCGGAAATAGTCCATGAAAATCACATTCCGATGTTTGAACATGCCCGCGTGGATGAACTCGTTCTGTCAAATGAGGCATTTCCGCATTTGATGGCAAAAACGCTGCTGCATCACGGTTCCAGCCAATTATTCATGCAACTGTTAAGTGAGAACCACGGCGATAACCTGTGGGAGATCAAGCCTTCTCCGTCCTGGAAGACGTACCGGGAAGCGCAGGAAGCACTCGCAAGGCAAGGAGCGAATCTGGTCGCCGACCGGAACGATTTCAGTATTATCCGCCGACTTGATGAAGAGATTCCGGTCAATGCGCGCCTGTACATCATCTGCGACCCGGAAACCTTTGAGAAACTGCAGCTTGATTAA
- a CDS encoding serine/threonine-protein kinase, which produces MKAPYTIRMNRISFQLKEWHDFSWLQKAGEVFCVFAEQDSGNVSFGVESEQGRKFIKYAGVKPINYPGDPADAIERLKASVPLYEELAHPNLVQLTAQFSTAEGYALVFDWFDGENLYAGGSLSSAFMKEGTEPPFHRFRRLPVNERLTALENIFEFHVYAEQKGFVAVDFYDGSILYDFAAGSTKICDIDLYRKKPFVNPMGKLWGSSRFMSPEEFELGAEIDGRTNVFNMGATAFCLIGGGRDRSLAEWEAGQALHQVAMRAVETDKRARYATVKEFAAAWETAAEKWRRLP; this is translated from the coding sequence ATGAAAGCTCCATATACAATTCGCATGAATCGCATCTCTTTTCAATTAAAAGAATGGCATGATTTCAGCTGGCTGCAGAAAGCGGGGGAAGTGTTTTGCGTATTTGCGGAACAAGACTCGGGCAACGTCAGTTTTGGGGTTGAGTCGGAACAAGGAAGGAAATTCATCAAATACGCAGGGGTGAAACCGATCAATTATCCGGGGGACCCGGCGGATGCCATTGAAAGGCTGAAGGCTTCCGTCCCGCTGTATGAGGAGTTGGCACATCCGAATCTGGTGCAGCTGACCGCTCAGTTCAGCACAGCGGAAGGATATGCACTCGTGTTTGACTGGTTTGATGGCGAAAACCTGTATGCCGGCGGATCGCTTTCATCCGCATTTATGAAAGAAGGGACAGAGCCGCCCTTCCACCGGTTCAGGCGTCTGCCTGTCAACGAGCGCCTGACCGCCTTGGAAAATATTTTCGAATTCCACGTGTACGCAGAGCAGAAGGGATTTGTGGCGGTCGATTTCTATGATGGCAGTATCTTGTACGATTTTGCAGCCGGCAGTACAAAAATCTGCGATATCGACCTGTACCGGAAAAAGCCGTTCGTGAATCCGATGGGGAAGCTTTGGGGTTCCTCGCGGTTCATGTCTCCTGAAGAATTCGAATTGGGCGCTGAAATCGACGGCAGGACGAATGTGTTCAATATGGGCGCGACGGCATTTTGCCTGATCGGCGGCGGACGCGACCGCTCACTGGCGGAATGGGAAGCGGGACAGGCGCTCCACCAAGTGGCCATGCGGGCGGTGGAAACCGATAAACGAGCCAGGTATGCAACGGTGAAAGAATTTGCTGCTGCCTGGGAAACGGCCGCAGAAAAGTGGCGCCGTTTGCCGTAA
- a CDS encoding universal stress protein: MALTYDRILVAVDGSDEAEWAFKKAIGLAERNDASLTLVNIIDTRTLTIIGNSNPDYAEQVRKSSQELLDGYKKQAEEAGLQHVNTVAAIGLPKIAISREVAKKVEPDLIVCGATGMGPIQHFLLGSVSEHIVRTSRCDVLVVRTEEHAAANA, from the coding sequence ATGGCACTCACGTATGACCGCATCCTGGTGGCAGTCGATGGTTCGGACGAAGCGGAATGGGCATTCAAGAAAGCGATCGGGCTTGCCGAGCGGAATGACGCCTCACTGACTCTGGTCAACATCATTGATACACGCACACTTACCATTATCGGCAACTCCAATCCGGATTATGCTGAGCAGGTGCGCAAGTCGAGTCAGGAACTCCTGGACGGTTACAAAAAACAAGCGGAAGAGGCCGGGCTCCAGCACGTGAATACCGTTGCAGCCATCGGCCTTCCGAAGATCGCCATTTCCCGGGAAGTCGCCAAAAAAGTCGAGCCGGATCTTATTGTGTGCGGCGCCACCGGGATGGGGCCGATCCAGCACTTCCTGCTCGGCAGCGTGTCTGAACATATCGTGCGGACGAGCCGATGTGATGTGCTCGTCGTCCGGACAGAAGAACACGCAGCAGCGAATGCCTGA